From one Rosa rugosa chromosome 4, drRosRugo1.1, whole genome shotgun sequence genomic stretch:
- the LOC133745161 gene encoding uncharacterized protein LOC133745161 isoform X2 yields MLRHTFRLGARRFIPGYILLLLMVCLVLQPKIQQDGGSISCKKPFTAFGFSEDLELALEAKKLQVQHGNNTECLLKWEKRGKAAYTQQHIDEVRNE; encoded by the exons ATGTTGAGGCATACATTTCGTTTGG GTGCAAGGCGGTTCATTCCTGGATATATATTGCTGCTCCTAATGGTTTGTTTGGTCTTG CAGCCCAAGATTCAACAAGATGGTGGTAGTATATCATGTAAAAAGCCATTTACAG cttttggtttttctgaagaCCTTGAACTTGCTCTTGAAGCCAAGAAGTTACAAGTACAACATGGGAATAACACTGAATGCCTTTTAAAG TGGGAGAAAAGAGGGAAAGCAGCATATACCCAGCAGCATATTGATGAAGTCAGAAATGAGTAG
- the LOC133745161 gene encoding uncharacterized protein LOC133745161 isoform X1, which translates to MLRHTFRLGARRFIPGYILLLLMVCLVLVLNRSSAIPVQQPKIQQDGGSISCKKPFTAFGFSEDLELALEAKKLQVQHGNNTECLLKWEKRGKAAYTQQHIDEVRNE; encoded by the exons ATGTTGAGGCATACATTTCGTTTGG GTGCAAGGCGGTTCATTCCTGGATATATATTGCTGCTCCTAATGGTTTGTTTGGTCTTG GTGTTGAATCGTTCTTCTGCTATCCCGGTGCAGCAGCCCAAGATTCAACAAGATGGTGGTAGTATATCATGTAAAAAGCCATTTACAG cttttggtttttctgaagaCCTTGAACTTGCTCTTGAAGCCAAGAAGTTACAAGTACAACATGGGAATAACACTGAATGCCTTTTAAAG TGGGAGAAAAGAGGGAAAGCAGCATATACCCAGCAGCATATTGATGAAGTCAGAAATGAGTAG
- the LOC133745161 gene encoding uncharacterized protein LOC133745161 isoform X4, with the protein MVCLVLVLNRSSAIPVQQPKIQQDGGSISCKKPFTAFGFSEDLELALEAKKLQVQHGNNTECLLKWEKRGKAAYTQQHIDEVRNE; encoded by the exons ATGGTTTGTTTGGTCTTG GTGTTGAATCGTTCTTCTGCTATCCCGGTGCAGCAGCCCAAGATTCAACAAGATGGTGGTAGTATATCATGTAAAAAGCCATTTACAG cttttggtttttctgaagaCCTTGAACTTGCTCTTGAAGCCAAGAAGTTACAAGTACAACATGGGAATAACACTGAATGCCTTTTAAAG TGGGAGAAAAGAGGGAAAGCAGCATATACCCAGCAGCATATTGATGAAGTCAGAAATGAGTAG
- the LOC133745161 gene encoding uncharacterized protein LOC133745161 isoform X3, with product MLRHTFRLGARRFIPGYILLLLMVCLVLVLNRSSAIPVQQPKIQQDGGSISCKKPFTVIHHQLLVFLKTLNLLLKPRSYKYNMGITLNAF from the exons ATGTTGAGGCATACATTTCGTTTGG GTGCAAGGCGGTTCATTCCTGGATATATATTGCTGCTCCTAATGGTTTGTTTGGTCTTG GTGTTGAATCGTTCTTCTGCTATCCCGGTGCAGCAGCCCAAGATTCAACAAGATGGTGGTAGTATATCATGTAAAAAGCCATTTACAG TCATCCACCACCagcttttggtttttctgaagaCCTTGAACTTGCTCTTGAAGCCAAGAAGTTACAAGTACAACATGGGAATAACACTGAATGCCTTTTAA
- the LOC133741922 gene encoding septin and tuftelin-interacting protein 1 homolog 1, with product MDDYQEMERFGMENDYEDGQWIGGEFYYRNRKSKRVQTKDDALYGSFADSDDDEDDGSRKRRKERKADFTKPVSFVSTGVVVPNQEAENDLKQQSDDSRPDIDPAATSGSGLGFNNSGLGFNNSGLGFGNSGGLGFGNTGGLGFNHSVGNDDEEDDSGFLPSAFGKKIKEGAERRHKEKEKMKLQQQSSRSRRDLESKGAISGGDGDLGAFEKHTKGIGMKMLAKMGYKGGGLGKNQQGILAPIEAKLRPKNMGMGFNDYKETKQPSVQELDEEKPKKQLPAATATTKKRNSWKKMVAGRTNKERYISAKELLAKKEEEGAEVFVQKVVDMRGPQVRVLTNLENLNAEEKAREENVPMPELQHNLRLILDMAELDIQKIDRDLRNERETAISLNQEKERLQAEVTMQKQHLDSLDDITTVLDRLGEEKAMGILTLDSLAKGFSDLQRRYADDYKLCNLACIACSFALPLFIRMFQGWDPLRNPSHGMDVVSTWKALLHGEGEYERCLDIWDSSMSPYTQLVSEVVVPAVRIAGVNTWQPKDPEPMLRFLESWEKLLPAPVLNSILDMVVFPKLKEAVDFWEPHRDTVPIHVWVHPWLPLLGNKLEEVYHTIRYKLSNVLGAWHPSDGSAYTILSPWKKVFDSASWEQLMHRFIVPKLQLVLQDFQVNPADQRLDQFNWVMSWASAIPIHLMVDMLEKFFFPKWLHVLYHWLISNPNFEEVLNWYKGWKELISEELHANESIRYQLNCGLDMMNRAVEGMEVVQPGLKENISYLRVLEQRQFEAQQKAAAAHANLGGAAHMDGGGHEMTLKDVIEAHAQQNGLLFRPKPTRTHNGHQIYGFGNVSIIVDSLNQKVYAQTEDTWSLVSLEKLLDLHNTSLTRRR from the coding sequence ATGGATGATTATCAGGAGATGGAGAGGTTTGGAATGGAGAACGATTACGAGGACGGCCAGTGGATCGGTGGCGAGTTCTATTACCGAAACCGCAAGAGTAAGCGCGTGCAGACCAAAGACGATGCTCTCTACGGCTCGTTCGCTGATTCCGATGACGATGAAGACGACGGCTCCAGGAAACGCCGCAAAGAGCGAAAGGCCGACTTCACAAAGCCCGTCAGTTTTGTCTCCACCGGCGTCGTCGTCCCCAACCAGGAAGCCGAGAACGATTTAAAGCAGCAGAGCGATGATAGTAGGCCTGATATTGATCCTGCTGCTACTTCAGGTTCTGGTCTAGGGTTTAATAATTCTGGTCTAGGGTTTAATAATTCTGGTTTAGGATTTGGTAATTCTGGTGGTTTAGGATTCGGTAATACTGGTGGTTTAGGATTCAATCATTCAGTAGGCAAtgatgatgaggaagatgacAGCGGTTTTCTGCCGTCGGCGTTCGGGAAGAAGATAAAGGAGGGAGCTGAGAGGAGACACAAGGAGAAAGAAAAGATGAAATTGCAGCAGCAGAGTAGTCGGTCTCGAAGAGATTTGGAATCTAAAGGAGCAATCAGCGGCGGGGATGGGGATTTGGGGGCCTTTGAGAAACACACAAAAGGCATTGGGATGAAGATGCTTGCAAAAATGGGATACAAAGGAGGTGGTCTTGGGAAGAACCAGCAAGGAATTCTTGCCCCCATTGAAGCCAAGTTGAGGCCAAAAAACATGGGTATGGGTTTTAATGATTACAAGGAAACCAAACAGCCCAGTGTGCAAGAATTGGATGAGGAAAAGCCCAAGAAGCAGTTGCCGGCTGCTACTGCCACCACCAAAAAGAGGAATTCCTGGAAGAAGATGGTTGCCGGCAGGACTAACAAGGAGCGGTATATATCTGCCAAGGAGTTGTTAgccaagaaagaagaagaaggtgccGAGGTCTTTGTGCAGAAGGTGGTTGATATGCGGGGACCTCAAGTACGAGTTTTGACCAATTTGGAGAATTTGAATGCTGAGGAGAAGGCTAGGGAAGAAAATGTTCCCATGCCTGAGCTGCAGCACAACTTGAGGTTGATTCTTGACATGGCTGAGCTTGACATCCAAAAGATTGATAGGGATTTGAGGAATGAGAGAGAGACTGCTATAAGCTTGAACCAGGAGAAAGAGAGATTGCAAGCTGAGGTGACTATGCAGAAGCAGCACTTGGATAGCTTGGATGATATCACAACTGTGTTGGACCGACTGGGAGAAGAGAAAGCCATGGGAATATTGACGCTGGATTCTCTGGCAAAGGGTTTCAGTGACCTGCAGAGGAGGTATGCCGATGACTACAAGTTATGTAACTTGGCTTGCATTGCCTGTTCCTTTGCACTCCCTTTGTTTATCAGGATGTTTCAAGGTTGGGATCCTCTTCGGAACCCCTCTCATGGAATGGATGTGGTATCCACCTGGAAGGCTTTGCTTCATGGGGAGGGGGAGTATGAGCGGTGCCTTGATATATGGGATTCTTCAATGTCTCCTTATACCCAATTGGTTTCTGAGGTTGTGGTACCAGCTGTGAGGATTGCTGGAGTAAATACTTGGCAGCCTAAGGACCCTGAACCCATGCTTCGTTTTTTGGAGTCTTGGGAGAAATTGCTGCCGGCTCCTGTTCTTAATAGCATATTGGATATGGTAGTCTTCCCCAAATTGAAGGAGGCAGTCGACTTTTGGGAACCTCACCGGGACACAGTTCCCATCCATGTCTGGGTGCATCCATGGCTACCACTATTAGGAAACAAGTTGGAGGAGGTGTACCACACAATACGCTACAAGTTGAGTAATGTTCTAGGTGCATGGCACCCCAGTGATGGATCTGCTTATACGATACTCTCACCTTGGAAAAAGGTTTTCGATTCTGCAAGTTGGGAACAGCTAATGCATCGATTTATAGTACCCAAATTGCAGCTTGTTTTGCAAGACTTCCAAGTAAACCCTGCAGATCAGAGACTTGATCAGTTTAATTGGGTCATGAGTTGGGCTTCTGCTATTCCAATTCATCTAATGGTAGATATGTTGGAGAAGTTTTTCTTCCCCAAGTGGCTACATGTTTTATATCACTGGTTAATATCAAACCCGAACTTTGAAGAGGTTTTGAATTGGTATAAAGGTTGGAAGGAACTTATATCTGAAGAGCTTCATGCAAATGAAAGTATCCGCTATCAGCTTAATTGTGGCCTTGACATGATGAATCGTGCTGTTGAGGGTATGGAGGTGGTTCAACCTGGTTTGAAAGAGAATATTAGCTACCTCAGGGTGCTTGAGCAAAGGCAATTTGAGGCACAGCAAAAAGCAGCAGCAGCCCATGCAAATTTGGGTGGCGCAGCCCATATGGATGGTGGTGGTCACGAGATGACCCTGAAAGATGTTATTGAAGCCCATGCACAGCAGAACGGGTTGCTATTTAGGCCTAAGCCTACTAGGACGCATAATGGCCACCAGATATACGGGTTTGGTAATGTAAGCATAATAGTTGACTCTCTAAATCAAAAGGTGTATGCCCAAACAGAGGACACTTGGTCCCTTGTATCTCTTGAGAAGTTGCTTGACCTGCACAATACTTCTCTTACAAGAAGACGCTGA